The Pseudomonas orientalis genome contains a region encoding:
- a CDS encoding serine kinase/phosphatase, translating into MTESRRPYDAAQPEPIDDNEDRMGSMRELDFDEEDQTAQIGDEIPRDEREHLMPEERVREAGMTGASTDDHESTDDDMSPETLIHEDGARDAREAGEDSAADYDLSVVGEEDIGGGNGLDEAELADLDPLNGKR; encoded by the coding sequence ATGACTGAATCACGACGTCCCTACGACGCTGCGCAGCCCGAACCGATTGATGATAACGAAGACCGCATGGGTTCGATGCGCGAGCTGGATTTTGATGAAGAAGACCAGACGGCCCAGATCGGCGATGAAATACCGCGTGACGAGCGCGAGCACCTGATGCCCGAAGAGCGGGTGCGCGAAGCCGGCATGACCGGTGCTTCGACGGATGATCATGAGTCAACCGATGACGATATGAGCCCGGAAACCCTCATCCATGAAGACGGCGCGCGGGATGCGCGGGAAGCCGGTGAAGACAGCGCGGCTGACTATGATCTGAGCGTTGTTGGTGAAGAGGATATCGGCGGCGGAAATGGCCTGGACGAGGCCGAACTGGCCGACCTGGACCCGCTTAACGGCAAGCGCTGA
- the can gene encoding carbonate dehydratase, with protein sequence MNELQDLLDNNERWADAIKQEDPEFFAKLARQQTPEYLWIGCSDARVPANEIVGMLPGDLFVHRNVANVVLHTDLNCLSVIQYAVDVLKVKHILVTGHYGCGGVRASMQDRQFGLIDGWLRTIRDLYYENRDVLAQLPTEEERVDRMCELNVIQQVANVGHTSIVQNAWHRGQSLSIHGCIYGIKDGRWKSLNTTISGFEQLPPQYRLRPLGEA encoded by the coding sequence ATGAACGAACTACAAGACCTGCTAGACAACAACGAACGCTGGGCGGATGCGATCAAACAGGAAGATCCCGAATTCTTCGCCAAGCTCGCCCGCCAGCAAACCCCGGAATACCTGTGGATCGGTTGTTCCGATGCGCGTGTACCGGCCAACGAGATCGTCGGCATGCTGCCCGGTGATCTGTTCGTGCACCGCAATGTGGCCAACGTGGTGCTGCACACTGACCTCAACTGCCTGTCGGTGATCCAGTACGCCGTCGATGTGCTCAAGGTCAAACACATCCTCGTTACCGGTCACTATGGCTGCGGCGGCGTGCGTGCCTCGATGCAGGATCGCCAGTTCGGCCTGATCGATGGCTGGCTGCGCACCATTCGTGATCTCTACTACGAGAATCGCGACGTGCTGGCTCAGTTGCCCACCGAAGAAGAGCGGGTAGACCGTATGTGCGAGCTGAACGTGATTCAGCAGGTGGCGAACGTCGGCCATACCAGCATTGTGCAGAACGCGTGGCATCGCGGGCAGAGCCTGTCGATTCATGGCTGCATCTACGGCATCAAGGATGGTCGCTGGAAGAGCTTGAACACCACCATCAGTGGCTTCGAGCAACTGCCGCCGCAGTACCGTCTGCGGCCGCTGGGCGAAGCCTAA
- a CDS encoding SET domain-containing protein-lysine N-methyltransferase gives MKTRARDKAEAAVFDSLYPFKTLGVDQGYPSSEHFQVVQGTQGTPAVIKARVAFGKGVRIARICGYAVSERRRHTLQLSPRIHLYDAWFCGLLQHSCSPNVFLDTTYLELWTAQPVPVGTALTVDYAATEDALFRQFGCHCDEPNCRGWITGSKEPLNAEGQAYMAWWREHQRS, from the coding sequence ATGAAAACTCGCGCCAGGGATAAGGCTGAAGCGGCTGTGTTTGACAGCCTTTACCCGTTCAAGACGCTGGGTGTCGACCAGGGTTACCCCTCAAGCGAACACTTCCAGGTCGTGCAAGGCACTCAGGGGACGCCCGCCGTCATCAAGGCCCGCGTCGCCTTCGGCAAAGGCGTGCGCATCGCCAGGATTTGCGGGTATGCCGTCAGCGAACGCCGCCGGCATACGCTGCAGCTATCGCCACGCATTCACTTGTACGACGCCTGGTTCTGCGGCCTGCTGCAGCACTCGTGCAGCCCAAACGTGTTCCTGGACACCACTTACCTGGAACTGTGGACTGCACAGCCCGTCCCTGTCGGTACCGCGTTGACGGTTGATTACGCCGCAACCGAAGACGCGCTGTTCCGGCAGTTCGGCTGCCATTGCGACGAGCCGAACTGCCGGGGCTGGATCACCGGCAGCAAGGAGCCGTTGAACGCCGAAGGCCAGGCCTACATGGCCTGGTGGCGCGAGCATCAACGGTCTTAG
- the acpA gene encoding acid phosphatase, translating to MSDEHVDRPSTDSVGQAPADSSRRRFLGGAAVLGVGATLSACGNTGEAPEKPAARPLTALELDKALRDQVKTVVVIYAENRSFNNLFADFPGLEKPLSALSTTDYQQRDRDGSVLPALPPTWGGVLQVGPQSVDGVTYPSAVQFQENLPNAPFALKGPNAEDLPLSLVTRDLWHVFYQNQMQINGGKNDGFVAWGDSGGLVMGHYAQSRYSLRLWDVAREFVLCDNFFQGAFGGSFLNHQYLISATAPTYPNAAQSVAKAQIATLQSDDPSDPRLKPLDSSPASALTGPPQFGPSALTPDGYAVNTLAPPYWPTWIRDPQNPDYSKPDLPNVLVPQTHEHIGDKLSKKNIDWAWYAGAWQATLDQFKDSGGIPKIPNFQYHHQPFNYFKQQGPENRAERDKRLRDGGLGDEASTNTFFADAQAGKLPAVTFYKPQGNLNMHAGYADVASGDRHIVRALKVLQESPQWSNMVVVVTVDENGGWWDHVAPPQGDRWGPGTRVPALVVSPFARKGTVDHTVYDTASILRLITRVFELETLDGLKQRDDAMRARGQKPMGDLSDALQFSV from the coding sequence ATGAGTGACGAGCACGTAGATCGCCCTTCCACAGATTCCGTAGGCCAGGCGCCGGCTGACAGCAGTCGCCGGCGGTTCCTGGGGGGCGCTGCGGTGCTGGGGGTGGGCGCGACCCTGAGTGCCTGCGGCAACACCGGCGAAGCACCGGAAAAACCGGCGGCGCGGCCGCTCACAGCGCTGGAGCTGGACAAGGCCCTGCGCGACCAGGTGAAAACGGTCGTCGTGATTTACGCGGAAAACCGCAGTTTCAACAATCTGTTCGCGGATTTCCCCGGGCTTGAGAAACCGCTCTCGGCGCTTTCCACCACGGATTACCAGCAACGCGACCGCGATGGCAGCGTATTGCCCGCCCTCCCCCCGACCTGGGGCGGCGTGCTACAGGTCGGCCCGCAAAGCGTGGATGGGGTGACCTACCCGAGCGCCGTGCAGTTCCAGGAAAACCTGCCCAACGCGCCGTTCGCCCTCAAGGGCCCGAATGCCGAGGACTTGCCCCTGAGCCTGGTGACCCGTGACTTGTGGCACGTGTTCTATCAGAACCAGATGCAGATCAACGGCGGCAAGAATGACGGTTTCGTGGCCTGGGGCGATTCCGGTGGCCTGGTGATGGGCCATTACGCCCAAAGCCGTTACTCCCTGCGCCTGTGGGACGTCGCCCGGGAGTTCGTGCTGTGTGATAACTTCTTCCAGGGCGCGTTCGGCGGCTCGTTTCTTAACCATCAATACCTGATCAGCGCCACCGCGCCGACCTATCCCAACGCGGCTCAATCAGTGGCCAAGGCGCAGATCGCCACGCTGCAAAGCGACGATCCCAGCGACCCGCGCCTGAAACCCTTGGACAGCTCGCCGGCCAGTGCCCTGACCGGCCCACCGCAGTTCGGCCCCAGCGCCTTGACCCCGGACGGTTACGCGGTCAACACGCTGGCCCCGCCCTATTGGCCGACCTGGATCCGCGACCCGCAAAACCCCGATTACTCCAAACCGGACCTGCCCAACGTGCTGGTGCCGCAAACCCATGAACACATTGGCGACAAGCTCTCGAAAAAGAACATCGACTGGGCCTGGTACGCCGGCGCGTGGCAGGCCACCCTGGACCAATTCAAGGATTCGGGCGGTATCCCCAAGATTCCGAACTTCCAGTATCACCATCAGCCGTTCAACTACTTCAAGCAGCAGGGCCCCGAGAACCGTGCGGAACGTGACAAACGCCTGCGCGACGGCGGCCTGGGCGATGAAGCGAGCACCAACACATTCTTCGCCGACGCCCAGGCGGGCAAGCTCCCTGCGGTTACTTTCTACAAGCCTCAGGGCAACCTGAACATGCATGCCGGCTATGCCGATGTAGCCTCGGGCGACCGCCACATCGTGCGTGCCTTGAAGGTGCTGCAGGAAAGCCCGCAGTGGAGCAACATGGTGGTGGTGGTGACCGTCGATGAAAACGGCGGCTGGTGGGACCATGTGGCACCGCCCCAGGGCGACCGCTGGGGCCCGGGCACGCGGGTACCGGCGCTGGTGGTGTCACCGTTTGCGCGCAAAGGCACGGTTGACCACACGGTGTATGACACCGCCTCGATCCTGCGCCTGATCACCCGTGTGTTTGAGTTGGAGACGCTGGACGGCCTCAAGCAAAGAGACGACGCGATGCGCGCGCGCGGCCAGAAGCCCATGGGGGATTTGAGCGACGCCTTGCAGTTCAGCGTTTAG
- a CDS encoding nucleotidyltransferase family protein yields MKPSTALDLQRAAVREVVGRFRISNPRVFGSVLMGTDQEGSDLDLLVDAPPGTTLFDLGGLQVELEDLLGVSVDLLTPADLPPKFRAKVLAEARPV; encoded by the coding sequence GTGAAGCCTTCAACCGCCCTTGATTTACAACGAGCAGCCGTCAGAGAAGTGGTGGGACGTTTTCGCATCTCCAATCCGAGAGTATTTGGATCTGTGTTGATGGGGACCGATCAGGAAGGCAGTGACCTTGATCTTCTGGTTGACGCCCCACCGGGAACCACCCTTTTTGATCTTGGGGGGCTTCAAGTGGAGCTCGAGGATCTACTGGGAGTCAGCGTGGACCTGCTGACACCTGCCGATTTACCGCCGAAGTTTCGTGCGAAGGTATTGGCTGAGGCTCGTCCGGTATGA
- a CDS encoding MFS transporter produces MTATASSQAQRFSRSDYKTLGLAALGGALEIYDFIIFVFFALTLSQLFFPPQMPEWLRLLQSFGIFVTGYLARPLGGILMAHFADHLGRKRVFSLSILMMALPCLLIGVMPTYAQIGYFAPLILLVLRVLQGAAVGGEVPSAWTFVAEHAPRSHRGYALGFLQAGLTFGYLLGALTATLLAQVFTPAEILDYAWRFPFLLGGVFGVIGVWLRRWLNETPVFLEMQARRQAAAELPLRTVLRDHRAVLLPAMILTCVLTSAVVVLVVITPTMMQKTFGMSPSHTFALSALGIVFLNIGCVLAGLLVDRIGAWRAVLVYSLLLPVGVFILYASLISGGVWLGAAYAVAGLSCGVVGAVPSVMVGLFPAQVRVSGISFTYNIAYALWASTTPLLLIALMPTSPWICVGYCLVMGAVGVASVAVFGKRHTLVG; encoded by the coding sequence ATGACTGCCACCGCTTCTTCACAGGCGCAGCGTTTCTCCCGCTCCGACTACAAAACCCTGGGCCTGGCCGCCCTCGGTGGCGCCCTGGAGATCTATGACTTCATTATCTTCGTGTTCTTCGCGCTGACCCTCAGCCAACTGTTTTTCCCCCCGCAAATGCCCGAATGGCTGCGCCTGTTGCAAAGTTTTGGCATCTTCGTCACCGGCTACCTCGCGCGCCCGCTGGGCGGCATCCTGATGGCGCACTTTGCCGACCACTTGGGACGCAAGCGCGTGTTCAGCTTGAGCATCCTGATGATGGCCTTGCCCTGCCTGCTGATCGGAGTCATGCCGACCTACGCGCAAATCGGCTATTTCGCACCGCTGATCCTGCTGGTGCTGCGCGTATTGCAGGGCGCCGCCGTGGGCGGTGAAGTGCCCAGCGCCTGGACCTTCGTCGCCGAACATGCCCCGCGCAGTCATCGTGGGTATGCCTTGGGGTTCCTGCAGGCCGGGCTGACGTTCGGTTACTTGCTCGGCGCGCTTACGGCCACGTTGCTTGCACAGGTCTTCACGCCGGCCGAGATTCTCGACTATGCCTGGCGTTTCCCCTTCCTGCTCGGCGGCGTGTTTGGCGTGATCGGCGTATGGCTGCGCCGCTGGCTCAACGAAACGCCGGTATTCCTCGAAATGCAGGCCCGCCGCCAGGCTGCTGCCGAACTGCCACTGCGCACCGTGTTGCGCGACCATCGCGCCGTGTTGCTGCCGGCGATGATCCTCACGTGCGTGCTGACGTCGGCGGTGGTGGTGCTGGTGGTCATCACCCCGACCATGATGCAGAAAACCTTCGGCATGAGCCCCAGCCACACCTTCGCCTTGAGCGCGTTGGGGATTGTGTTTCTCAACATCGGCTGCGTATTGGCCGGCCTGCTGGTGGACCGCATCGGCGCCTGGCGCGCGGTGCTGGTCTACAGCCTGCTGCTGCCGGTGGGGGTGTTTATCCTGTATGCCAGCCTGATCAGCGGCGGGGTCTGGCTGGGCGCCGCCTATGCCGTGGCCGGCTTGAGCTGCGGGGTGGTGGGCGCGGTGCCCTCGGTGATGGTCGGGCTGTTTCCGGCGCAGGTGCGGGTGTCGGGGATTTCCTTCACCTACAACATTGCCTACGCGCTGTGGGCGAGTACCACACCACTGCTGCTGATTGCGTTAATGCCCACCAGTCCGTGGATTTGTGTGGGGTATTGCTTGGTGATGGGGGCGGTGGGCGTGGCGAGTGTGGCGGTGTTCGGCAAGCGACATACCCTGGTTGGCTGA
- a CDS encoding AraC family transcriptional regulator, which produces MGNPTHTLDWLHRAPHASGLDRIEAYFAGFAFDPHRHDTYAIGRTLFGVQSFHYRGGMTHSLPGATMVIHPDEVHDGRAGSDEGFKYRMIYVEPALIQQILGGKPLPFIPGGVSTDPRLHRASEVLLQSLDCPIDPMQEQDAMFDLAHTLSAASGVITHRKSFDYIAAERAREFIHSALGRSITLDEIADHAGRDRWALSRDFRLLFGTSPYRYLTMRRLDLVRQLLAQSVSLVDAAMTAGFTDQSHMTRQFRSTYGMPPSRWVKMLGR; this is translated from the coding sequence ATGGGCAACCCTACCCACACGCTGGACTGGCTGCACCGCGCGCCGCACGCCAGTGGCCTGGACCGTATCGAAGCCTACTTTGCCGGCTTCGCGTTCGACCCTCATCGCCATGACACCTACGCCATCGGGCGCACTTTGTTCGGTGTGCAGAGTTTTCATTATCGTGGCGGCATGACCCACAGCTTGCCTGGCGCCACCATGGTGATTCACCCCGATGAAGTCCATGACGGCCGCGCGGGCAGCGATGAGGGTTTCAAGTACCGGATGATCTACGTGGAACCGGCGCTGATCCAGCAGATCCTCGGCGGCAAGCCGCTGCCCTTCATACCCGGCGGCGTTTCCACCGACCCGCGGCTGCACCGCGCCAGTGAGGTATTGCTGCAAAGCCTGGATTGCCCGATCGACCCGATGCAGGAGCAGGACGCCATGTTCGACCTGGCCCATACGCTCAGCGCTGCGTCCGGCGTCATCACCCACCGCAAATCCTTTGATTACATCGCCGCCGAGCGCGCCCGGGAATTTATCCACAGCGCCCTGGGCCGCAGCATCACCCTGGATGAAATCGCTGATCACGCCGGGCGCGACCGCTGGGCGCTGTCGCGGGATTTCCGCTTGCTGTTCGGCACCAGCCCGTACCGCTACCTGACCATGCGTCGGCTGGACCTGGTGCGCCAATTGCTGGCCCAGAGCGTGTCCCTGGTGGATGCCGCGATGACCGCCGGCTTCACCGACCAGAGCCACATGACCCGGCAGTTTCGCAGCACCTACGGCATGCCACCGTCGCGCTGGGTGAAGATGCTCGGACGTTGA
- a CDS encoding LysE family translocator — protein MELFNPAYVAPLVSLALLWTVAVVTPGPNFFNTAQLAASCSRRHGVVASAGVATGTILWGLAGGLGIKSLFTAAPMLYLAFKIIGGCYLIYLGLKLFKRSATSMGQSPLPDAARRSLFSAWRLGLLGNLSNPKAALFVATIFASTMPPSPSPVLLTLAVIVMATLSFSWYTSVALLFSSERMATLYSRSRKWLDRFAGGCYVLFGSHLIANR, from the coding sequence ATGGAACTGTTCAACCCCGCTTATGTGGCGCCGCTGGTCTCGTTGGCCCTGCTGTGGACGGTGGCCGTGGTCACGCCCGGGCCCAACTTCTTCAACACCGCCCAATTGGCCGCCAGTTGTTCGCGCCGACATGGTGTAGTGGCTTCGGCGGGCGTGGCCACCGGTACGATCCTGTGGGGGTTGGCGGGTGGGCTGGGGATCAAGTCGCTGTTTACGGCCGCGCCTATGTTGTACCTGGCGTTCAAGATCATCGGTGGCTGCTATTTGATATATCTGGGGCTGAAACTGTTCAAGCGCTCGGCAACCAGCATGGGCCAGAGCCCGTTGCCGGACGCGGCGCGGCGCTCGCTGTTTTCCGCCTGGCGTCTGGGGCTGTTGGGTAACCTGTCCAACCCCAAGGCGGCGCTGTTCGTCGCCACTATCTTCGCATCCACCATGCCGCCGTCGCCTTCGCCGGTGTTGCTGACGTTGGCGGTGATCGTCATGGCGACCTTGTCGTTCAGTTGGTACACCAGTGTGGCACTGCTGTTTTCCAGCGAACGCATGGCCACTCTTTACAGCCGTTCGCGTAAATGGCTCGATCGTTTTGCCGGGGGATGCTACGTCTTGTTCGGTTCACATCTGATCGCGAATCGCTGA
- the ggt gene encoding gamma-glutamyltransferase yields the protein MNGVQRVLFISRRQLSTVAFTLALAGCHTTINEQPPAPELGSGYRTDLVTRHAARHMAAAANPLAAEAGRDMLRQGGSAIDAAIAMQAVLTLVEPQSSGIGGGAFIMLWDGKNLRAYDGRETAPAGATERLFLKADGTPMAFTDAQIGGRSVGTPGVLRALEMAHKKSGHLPWAQLFEPAIQLSEQGFAISPRLHSLIAADRFIAQSPDMAAYFLNADGSPKATGTLLKNPALAKVFKRIAKEGPDALYHGPIADEIALKVQGNRNAGSLTQADLQGYAAKERTPLCTDYKQWKVCGMPPPSSGGIAVAQILGTLQALQTRDPRLAIAPMTPLKSPSPAGLEPTPEAVHLIAEAGRLAFADRALYVADADFTPVPVAGLVAPDYLARRAALIGERSIGIATPGQPAGLQVAYAPDRSPLRISTSQVVAVDDQGGAVSMTTTVEAAFGSHVMVQGFLLNNQMTDFSFIPEENGQPVANRVQPGKRPRSAMAPTLVFDRQSGELLATVGSPGGSQIIEYVSKTLVAMLDWKLDPQAAIGLPNFGSRNGATELEAGLFSPGVKQALKSKGHELSEIDMTSGVQAIVRTRDAQGEVSLSGGADPRREGEALGD from the coding sequence ATGAACGGAGTTCAACGCGTGCTTTTTATTTCCCGCCGTCAACTATCAACCGTTGCCTTCACGCTCGCCCTGGCCGGCTGCCACACCACGATCAATGAACAACCACCCGCACCGGAGCTGGGTTCGGGCTATCGCACCGATCTCGTCACGCGTCATGCCGCGCGCCATATGGCTGCCGCCGCCAACCCGCTCGCCGCCGAAGCCGGACGCGACATGTTGCGCCAGGGCGGTTCGGCCATTGACGCCGCGATCGCCATGCAAGCGGTGCTGACACTGGTGGAACCGCAGTCGTCCGGCATCGGCGGCGGCGCATTCATCATGCTGTGGGATGGCAAAAACCTGCGAGCCTACGACGGCCGTGAAACCGCCCCGGCCGGCGCGACAGAGCGGTTGTTCCTGAAGGCCGACGGTACGCCCATGGCGTTCACCGATGCGCAGATTGGCGGGCGCTCGGTGGGCACGCCGGGGGTGTTGCGGGCACTGGAAATGGCGCATAAAAAGAGCGGCCACCTGCCGTGGGCCCAGCTGTTCGAGCCGGCAATTCAGTTGTCCGAACAGGGTTTCGCGATCTCCCCACGCCTGCACAGTTTGATTGCCGCCGACCGCTTTATCGCGCAATCGCCGGACATGGCCGCGTATTTTCTGAATGCCGACGGGTCGCCAAAAGCTACCGGTACATTGTTGAAGAACCCGGCACTGGCGAAGGTGTTCAAACGTATCGCCAAGGAGGGCCCCGACGCGCTGTATCACGGCCCGATTGCCGATGAAATCGCCCTCAAGGTGCAGGGCAATCGCAATGCCGGCAGCCTGACCCAGGCGGACCTTCAAGGCTACGCCGCCAAGGAGCGCACGCCGTTGTGCACCGACTACAAACAATGGAAGGTGTGCGGCATGCCGCCGCCTTCGTCGGGCGGGATCGCTGTTGCGCAAATCCTCGGCACATTGCAGGCGCTGCAAACGCGCGATCCGCGCCTGGCCATCGCGCCGATGACGCCGCTCAAGAGCCCCTCGCCCGCCGGGCTTGAACCCACGCCCGAGGCCGTGCATCTGATCGCCGAAGCCGGGCGCCTGGCGTTCGCCGACCGCGCGCTGTACGTGGCTGACGCGGACTTCACGCCGGTGCCGGTTGCCGGCCTCGTTGCGCCAGACTACCTGGCCCGGCGCGCCGCACTGATCGGTGAACGCAGCATTGGCATCGCCACGCCGGGTCAACCGGCAGGCCTGCAGGTGGCTTACGCGCCGGACCGTTCGCCGCTGCGCATTTCCACCTCGCAAGTGGTGGCCGTGGATGACCAGGGCGGCGCCGTATCGATGACCACCACGGTCGAGGCGGCGTTCGGCTCCCACGTCATGGTCCAGGGCTTTTTACTCAATAATCAGATGACCGACTTCTCGTTCATCCCCGAAGAAAACGGCCAGCCCGTCGCCAACCGCGTGCAACCCGGCAAACGCCCGCGTTCGGCCATGGCGCCGACCCTGGTATTCGACCGTCAGAGCGGTGAGTTGCTGGCCACCGTCGGTTCGCCGGGCGGCTCGCAGATCATCGAGTACGTGAGCAAAACACTGGTCGCGATGCTGGACTGGAAACTCGACCCACAGGCCGCTATCGGCCTGCCGAACTTCGGCAGCCGCAATGGCGCAACCGAGCTGGAAGCCGGGCTGTTCAGCCCGGGCGTGAAGCAGGCTTTGAAGAGCAAAGGTCATGAACTGAGCGAAATCGACATGACCAGCGGCGTCCAGGCTATCGTTCGCACGCGTGATGCCCAGGGTGAGGTGTCATTGAGCGGTGGTGCAGACCCGCGCCGTGAAGGCGAAGCGCTGGGCGACTGA